The uncultured Cohaesibacter sp. region CATGACAACAGCTCTGGCTCAAAGCTCCGGCATGCCGATTGCCGGTCTGATGCTGACATGCGGTGTTCCGCTTTCACCTTCCCTTGATGAGTTCCTTAGCGCCCGCTTCTCCGATCTTACCATTCTGGAAATCGAAGAACAGACCTTTGATGCGGCAACTCGTTTGGCTGCCATGGACCGTCGCGTCCGTCTGGGCGATGACCCTCGCATGGAAGTGCTGATGGATCACACCGCCGATCACACGGATCTTTCGGCTCTGCGCTTGGATGACAGTGGGGATGCGACCGTTCACATGCCTCCTCCGATGTTCCGTCACCGCCTGATCAAGGATGCAAGCCGCGCTGGTGCAACCATTGTTCTGCCGGAAGGCGATGAGCCACGCACGCTGCGTGCGGCAGCCATCTGCGTTGAAAAGAAAATCGCCCGGTGCCAGCTGCTGGCCAAACCGGCCGATGTGGAAGCCGTTGCCAAAAGCCATGGCATCGCCCTGCCTGCTGGACTTGAAATTGTCGATCCTGATGAAATCCGCGGCAAATATATCGAACCGATGTGCGAGCTGCGCAAGAAGAAAGGCCTGACCCCTGATCAGGCTGAAGCACAACTGGAAGACAATGTGGTTCTGGGCACCATGATGCTGGCAACCGGCGACGTTGAAGGTCTGGTTTCCGGCGCGGTTCACACCACGGCTTCCACCGTGCGTCCTGCTCTGCAGCTGATCAAGACCGCTCCGGGCAATTCCATCGTGTCTTCGGTCTTCTTCATGCTGATGCCGGATCAGGTTCTGGTTTATGGCGACTGCGCCATCAACCCGGACCCGGATGCAGCCCAGCTGGCTGAAGTGGCCATGCAGTCTGCCGATTCCGCCAAGGCCTTCGGTATCCTGCCGAAAGTGGCCATGATCTCCTACTCCACCGGCACCTCCGGTGTTGGCGCTGATGTTGACAAGGTGCGTGAGGCAACAGCCATCGTGAAGGAAAAACGCCCTGACATCATCATCGACGGTCCGATCCAGTATGATGCGGCTTCCGTTGAGAGCGTCAACCGTCAGAAAGCACCGGGCAGCCCGCTCGACGGTCATGCCAACGTGTTCATCTTCCCGGATCTGAACACCGGCAACACCACCTACAAGGCTGTTCAGCGTTCTGCTGATGTCGTCTCTGTCGGTCCGATGCTTCAGGGCCTGCGCAAGCCGGTGAACGATCTGTCTCGCGGCGCTCTGGTTGACGATATCGTCTACACCATCGCTCTGACGGCCATTCAGGCTGGCGCTGAAAAGGCCTAAGCTGACCGCTGCACAAACGACTTATGAATTGAAAAGAGGCTCCCGGACAAAGCGTTCGGGAGCCTCTTTCTTTTGTCTTCTTCTGGCGACAGGCGAAGCGCTGGCATGCCAGCACATCAAAGTCCTAAGCTTTAGTCTGTCAGGCCGATATGAGAGGCCACTTCCTGATCCAGCCGATGGCTGGCAGCCCCCGGTTCTCCGCCCAAGGGAGCGATCCAGCGATAGAGCACCGGAATGAGGAACAGGGTGAACAGGGTGGCAAAGCCCAAGCCGCCCACCACAACCCAGCCGACCGCGATGCGTGCCTCTGCACCGGCGCCTGAGGTCAGGATCAGAGGCAAGCCGCCAAAGACGGTCGACACCATGGTCATCATCACCGGACGAATGCGCAGGCTGACGGCATCACGGATGGCGCTGTCGATATCCTGCCCCCGCTCGCGTAGCTGGTTGGCAAATTCCACGATCAGAATGCCGTTTTTGGCCATCACCCCGATCAGCATCACAAGCCCAATCTGGCTGTAATAGTTGAGCGTTCCGCCCGTGATCAGGATCGCCAGCATGGCGGCCGCAAGGCCAAACGGCACGGTGATCATGATGATCAGCGCCGAGACGAAGCTCTCGAACTGGGCGGCGAGAACGAGGAACACGATGATCGCGGCAATGCCGAAGATCAACAGGGTTCCGGCCCGTCCCGAATCCAGCTCGGCGGCTTCGCCAAGCAATGTCACGCTTGTGCCTTGGGGCAGGACATCCTGCGCGATGGCACGCATGCGCTCAACCGCCTGTCCCAGATCCACCCCTTGGGGCAGGTTGGCGTTGATGGAAACCGCCAATGAGCCGCCTTCGCGCGCATAGGAGGCCTGACTGAGAACCTGCTGGAAGGTGGCAACCGAAGAAAGCGGGATGATATTGCCCTCGCTGGTGCGGGCAAACATGCGCTCCAGATCACTGGCGTCATTGACCGGCCAGCCCCCATCTGGGTTAACGGTGAGGTCGACTTCTTCCCCGTCGATGAAGACTGAGGTCGGGGTCAAGCCCTGCGTGACCGCCGAAATGGTGTCGGCGACCGTGTCCGGCGTAATACCCAGTTCCAGCGCCCGGTCTCTGTCAATGTCCACGCTGATCTGCAAGGAGGTATCATTGGAGCGCAGCTGCGGGTTGGTGAAGGTGGGATCCTGTTCCATGGCGGCGATCAGCGTGTCCGCGCCTTCCACCAACCTTGGATAATCGTTCCCCGTAACCGCGAAACTGAGGCCCGAGCCGCCACCGCGAATGCCGAGCGAGTTGCCCGAGCGGGCGATGACGCGAATGCCGGGGATCTGGGTGAATTTACGGTTCAATTCGGCCAGAATCGCCTGCTGGTCGCGTTCACGGTCCGCCCAGTTGGCCAGACGCACAATCACGAAGGCGCGGGTGCCGCCGCCGCGGCCAATCAGACTCAACACAGATGTGATCTCACCACTGTCGCGATAGGGAGCGAGAATCTCTTCCACCTGTTCGGTCTGTTCGTTCATATAGTCATTGGCCCCGCCAACCGGTCCGGAGACAATCATGAAGAACATGCCCCGGTCTTCGGACGGCGTCAGGGTGCTGGTGAGATTCTGCGCAGCCCCGATGGCAAACACCGCAAAGGCAATAGCGATGCCGATGGTTAGAAGCGGGAAACGGATGGCCTTGTCGATGACCTTCAGGAACAGCTTTTTGGGCAGGCTGTCCTCGAAATAGTCGTCTTCTTCGCTGGCTGCCAGCATCTTTCTGGATGGTTTGCCCGGATCGAGAATGGAGGCCAGCATCGGCGCCATGGTCAGGGCCACAAGAGATGACAGGGTAACGCAGAAGGCGAGCACGAAGCCGAACTCTGAAAACACACCGCCGGCCTGTCCGGGCAGGAAGGAAATGGGAATGAACACGGCGGCTAGTGTTGCCGTGGTGGAGATCACCGCGAAGAACACCTCGTTGGTGCCCGTTACGGCAGCAAAGCGTGCGCCTTCGCCCTCATGGCGGCGACGCACGATATTCTCCACCACCACAATGGCATCATCCACCACCATGCCGGTGGCAAGCACAAGAGCCAACAGGCTGATGGTGTTGACCGAAAAGCCGACGATCCAGATGGCCGCGAGCGTCCCAATCAGGGCAACCGGAATGGCAATGGCCGGAATGATGGTGGCACGCCAGGAGCGCAAGAACAGGAAGATCACGACAATCACGATGGCCACGGCCAGTAGGATCGACTTGGTCACCTCCTGAATGGAGCCCTCAATGAAAATACCGTCATCGGTGGTTGTCGTCAAGGCAACACCCTCGGGCAATTGCCCCTGCAGTTCTTCGACAGCCTGTCGCACATCCTGTGAGATGGTCAGCGTGTTGCCGACAGATTGACGCACGATATCGATGCCGATGGATGGGCGACCATTGACACGGGCGGCCTGTGTTGTGTCTTCGCCTGTCAACTGCACATTGGCGATGTCGGACACATAGGTGGTTGCGTTGATGCGCAGTTTACCGATCATTTCAGCTGTGACGTCCGGATTGACAGAACGGAGCGTCGTCGTGCTCGTATCACTGTCAACCGAGCCCAGCGAATAGTCATTGCGCAGGGTTCTGAGCGTGGTGCTGATGTCATTGAGCGTCAATCCACGGGCCAGCAGCGCGGGCATGGAAACATTGATACGGAACTCATTGGCCTTGGCACCTGTCACCGTAATCTCGGCAATGCCTTCCACCAGATTGAGTCTGTCAGTGATTTGGCCCTCTGCGAGAGTTGTCAGCTCGGCAAGGCTCTTGTTGCCGGAAAGCGCAAGGCGGATGATCGGATCGGCGTCTGCATTGCTCTTGCGCACGGTCGGATCTTCCACATCATCAGGCAACTGGCGCATGGTCTGGGAGACGATCTCGCGCGCCTCGTTGGCTGCAATATCCACGTCGCTATCGCTGTTGAGATCCAGCGTAATGCGGCTGCGGCCATAGCTAGAGGTGGAAGAAATACCCTTGACACCATCCAGCGCCCCGAAGGCATCTTCAAGCACCGATGTGATCTCCCGGTCAACCACTTCGGCCGAAGCGCCATCATAATTGGTGCGAATGGACAGGGACGGTTTGTCAACGTCGGGCATCTCGCGCACTTCGACACCCGAGAGCGCCGCAATACCGGCAATGATGATCAACAGGTTGAGAACGAAGGCCAGAATGGGACGGGCAACAAAGATGCGCGTCATGCCTTCAACATGCTTGTTCGACATCTAGGTTACTCCGCGGATGTTGACGGTGCGTCGGCGGAAGGGGCTGAGGTCTCTTCAGCCACAATGGATGCGCCCGGACGCAGCTTCTGCACGCCTTCCACGACCACTTTAGTGCCTTCCTTGAGGTCATTGCCTTCGATCCAGATGGTATCATCCTGCCGATAGCGGAAGATGACGGGAACAGCCCGCACCTTGCCCTCTTCAGCCAGCCAGACCTGAGTGCCATCGCGCGTCCATGTCAGCGCCATGGCGGGCACGGCAGCGAGCGGCTCGGTGGCTTGGCGCAGCATCACTTCAAAGGTCATGCCGGGCCAGAGACGCCCTTCATGATTATCGATTTCTGCCTTGACGGTGATCGTGCGGGTGGTTTCGTCAATGGTGCTGTCAAAGGCGATGATCTTGCCGTTGAAAATCTTGCCGTTGATGGCCGGTGTCGTAG contains the following coding sequences:
- a CDS encoding efflux RND transporter permease subunit; this encodes MSNKHVEGMTRIFVARPILAFVLNLLIIIAGIAALSGVEVREMPDVDKPSLSIRTNYDGASAEVVDREITSVLEDAFGALDGVKGISSTSSYGRSRITLDLNSDSDVDIAANEAREIVSQTMRQLPDDVEDPTVRKSNADADPIIRLALSGNKSLAELTTLAEGQITDRLNLVEGIAEITVTGAKANEFRINVSMPALLARGLTLNDISTTLRTLRNDYSLGSVDSDTSTTTLRSVNPDVTAEMIGKLRINATTYVSDIANVQLTGEDTTQAARVNGRPSIGIDIVRQSVGNTLTISQDVRQAVEELQGQLPEGVALTTTTDDGIFIEGSIQEVTKSILLAVAIVIVVIFLFLRSWRATIIPAIAIPVALIGTLAAIWIVGFSVNTISLLALVLATGMVVDDAIVVVENIVRRRHEGEGARFAAVTGTNEVFFAVISTTATLAAVFIPISFLPGQAGGVFSEFGFVLAFCVTLSSLVALTMAPMLASILDPGKPSRKMLAASEEDDYFEDSLPKKLFLKVIDKAIRFPLLTIGIAIAFAVFAIGAAQNLTSTLTPSEDRGMFFMIVSGPVGGANDYMNEQTEQVEEILAPYRDSGEITSVLSLIGRGGGTRAFVIVRLANWADRERDQQAILAELNRKFTQIPGIRVIARSGNSLGIRGGGSGLSFAVTGNDYPRLVEGADTLIAAMEQDPTFTNPQLRSNDTSLQISVDIDRDRALELGITPDTVADTISAVTQGLTPTSVFIDGEEVDLTVNPDGGWPVNDASDLERMFARTSEGNIIPLSSVATFQQVLSQASYAREGGSLAVSINANLPQGVDLGQAVERMRAIAQDVLPQGTSVTLLGEAAELDSGRAGTLLIFGIAAIIVFLVLAAQFESFVSALIIMITVPFGLAAAMLAILITGGTLNYYSQIGLVMLIGVMAKNGILIVEFANQLRERGQDIDSAIRDAVSLRIRPVMMTMVSTVFGGLPLILTSGAGAEARIAVGWVVVGGLGFATLFTLFLIPVLYRWIAPLGGEPGAASHRLDQEVASHIGLTD
- the pta gene encoding phosphate acetyltransferase: MTAPAKPRTLFLTPTTDAFRLATPALGLVRALQRAGHTVAFAKPVADSTFEDGEEDISVHFARSLCNLTVPEPISLAHAEDQIRSGNISTLLEDIVALVEEARGDAEIVVVEGVVPAEDHNLISDLDVAMGRSLAAEVIAVLSGKSGDVDAIVDAARDVALRVNTAVRPLAGVMIGRLPDVSLASDIKVALEQANLNFPVIAAYPVTQNLNAPRLKDVVSEMGCNIRYQGGLDAARMEDVVVAARPPEHLVKLFKPGTLVVTPGDRSDVIMTTALAQSSGMPIAGLMLTCGVPLSPSLDEFLSARFSDLTILEIEEQTFDAATRLAAMDRRVRLGDDPRMEVLMDHTADHTDLSALRLDDSGDATVHMPPPMFRHRLIKDASRAGATIVLPEGDEPRTLRAAAICVEKKIARCQLLAKPADVEAVAKSHGIALPAGLEIVDPDEIRGKYIEPMCELRKKKGLTPDQAEAQLEDNVVLGTMMLATGDVEGLVSGAVHTTASTVRPALQLIKTAPGNSIVSSVFFMLMPDQVLVYGDCAINPDPDAAQLAEVAMQSADSAKAFGILPKVAMISYSTGTSGVGADVDKVREATAIVKEKRPDIIIDGPIQYDAASVESVNRQKAPGSPLDGHANVFIFPDLNTGNTTYKAVQRSADVVSVGPMLQGLRKPVNDLSRGALVDDIVYTIALTAIQAGAEKA